One Sparus aurata chromosome 5, fSpaAur1.1, whole genome shotgun sequence genomic window carries:
- the LOC115582452 gene encoding LIM domain transcription factor LMO4, whose translation MVNSQAPGVPPAPRSCAGCGGKIADRFLLFSMERYWHTRCLKCSCCQAQLGDIGTTCYSKGGMILCRSDYIRLFGHSGACSACGQSIPANEMVMRAQGNVYHLKCFSCATCRNRLMPGDRFHYINGTIFCEHDRPGAALLNSHLPQLQSNSVLTDQKVC comes from the exons ATGGTGAACAGCCAGGCACCAGGCGTACCGCCGGCCCCCAGGTCGTGTGCAGGATGTGGGGGAAAGATCGCCGATcgcttcctcctcttctccatgGAACGCTACTGGCACACTCGCTGCCTCAAGTGCTCTTGCTGCCAAGCCCAGCTGGGGGACATTGGCACCACCTGCTACAGCAAAGGGGGCATGATTCTGTGTCGGAGTGACTACATCAg acTGTTTGGGCACAGCGGGGCGTGCAGCGCCTGCGGCCAGTCGATCCCAGCCAACGAAATGGTGATGAGGGCACAGGGAAATGTTTACCACCTCAAG TGTTTCAGCTGTGCCACCTGTAGAAACAGACTGATGCCTGGCGATCGCTTCCATTACATCAATGGTACAATCTTCTGTGAGCACGACAGACCCGGCGCTGCCTTGCTCAACAGCCACCTGCCCCAACTTCAGAGCAACTCTGTGCTGACAGACCAGAAG GTGTGCTGA